In one Lolium rigidum isolate FL_2022 chromosome 3, APGP_CSIRO_Lrig_0.1, whole genome shotgun sequence genomic region, the following are encoded:
- the LOC124694370 gene encoding strigolactone esterase D14-like translates to MVGAPPPSGAKLLEILNVRVVGSGERVVVLSHGFGTDQSAWSRVLPYLTRDHRVVLYDLVCAGSVNPDHFDFRRYNNGLDAYVDDLLSILDALSITRCALVGHSVSAMIAILASIRRPELFARLVLIGCSPCFLNDGDYHGGFDAQEVQEVFDAMTANYSAWATGYAPLAVGADVPEAVQEFSRTLFNIRPDISLHVCQSVFRTDLRGVLGMVKAPCVVVQTARDISIPAIVAAYLKAHLGGHTTVELLPTEGHLPHLSAPSLLVPVLRRSPTNMVAGTCIDQ, encoded by the coding sequence ATGGTAGGAGCGCCGCCACCGAGCGGTGCCAAGCTGCTGGAGATCCTGAACGTGCGGGTCGTGGGCAGCGGCGAGCGGGTGGTGGTGCTGTCGCACGGCTTCGGCACGGACCAGTCGGCGTGGAGCCGGGTGCTGCCGTACCTCACCCGCGACCACCGCGTGGTGCTCTACGACCTGGTCTGCGCCGGCAGCGTCAACCCGGACCACTTCGACTTCCGCCGCTACAACAACGGCCTGGACGCCTACGTGGACGACCTGCTCTCCATCCTGGACGCGCTCAGCATCACGCGCTGCGCCCTGGTGGGCCACTCCGTCTCCGCCATGATCGCCATCCTCGCCTCCATCCGCCGCCCCGAGCTCTTCGCCAGGCTCGTCCTCATCGGCTGCTCGCCCTGCTTCCTCAACGATGGCGACTACCACGGCGGGTTCGACGCGCAGGAGGTCCAGGAGGTGTTCGACGCGATGACGGCCAACTACTCGGCGTGGGCGACGGGGTACGCGCCGCTGGCGGTGGGCGCCGACGTGCCCGAGGCCGTGCAAGAGTTCAGCCGCACGCTCTTCAACATACGGCCCGACATCTCCCTGCACGTCTGCCAGAGCGTGTTCAGGACCGACCTCCGCGGCGTGCTGGGCATGGTGAAGGCGCCCTGCGTCGTCGTGCAGACCGCCCGCGACATCTCTATCCCGGCCATCGTCGCCGCCTACCTCAAGGCCCACCTCGGCGGCCATACCACCGTCGAGCTACTGCCCACGGAGGGCCACCTGCCTCACCTCAGCGCCCCCAGCCTCCTCGTCCCGGTGCTTCGTCGCAGTCCTACAAACATGGTGGCAGGAACTTGCATCGATCAATAG
- the LOC124694371 gene encoding uncharacterized protein LOC124694371 has protein sequence MGVLVTLLQPLDTRALAPHGFFPMLKLDKYVREWSVVEGRAAGTPSFAVPNPNGGGAGAAEPPVPATFYSLRHAPSSLSPSPMRWLPRLLSHAAAAGRIPARTTTSHASGGRGGAPGVGAVVEAVVRSEEPKRRPDAAKRTRRPAVAVAVVPSEELKKHPDAAKRPAAADAVVRFDEEPMKRRRGADKKPRKRRAVSQSGGAPGVSLARLAGAARAFVNSKVAALGRSFVRSWQTAGKEEKAPSTSYQHGEELDLALVQDKLQPLLSRANLIITKRAEWANIMFRFQQETRYIIKDPRTPRRKTVSPVGLIREKSNFILRQLLRSRRPFIAEFIDHKGKEIFTVRRPFWWINSSIYAEMDGKEIGVVHSRWHLWRRIYDLYLGNRQFAVVENPGFWSWTFTLLDENDNVVAKIQRKARGIGWEVFTDAGQYAISFGSVGNSWSFIDPEDADKVHTFTALPLPERAVTLALAVSLDHDYFTRRLGWGLRSIFGE, from the exons ATGGGTGTTCTTGTCACCCTCCTTCAACCACTGGACACGAGAGCGTTAGCGCCACATGGTTTCTTCCCGATGCTAAAGCTCGACAAG TACGTGAGAGAGTGGTCAGTGGTGGAAGGGCGGGCTGCCGGAACGCCCTCCTTCGCCGTCCCAAACCCtaacggcggcggcgccggcgccgctgaGCCTCCAGTTCCTGCCACCTTCTACAGCCTCCGGCACGCGCCTTCATCCCTCTCTCCTAGTCCTATGAGGTGGCTACCCCGGCTGCTCTCCCACGCGGCCGCCGCCGGGAGGATACCGGCGAGAACCACCACCAGCCACGcgagcggcggccgcggcggcgccccGGGCGTGGGTGCGGTTGTCGAGGCCGTGGTCCGGTCCGAGGAGCCCAAGAGGCGGCCGGATGCGGCGAAGAGGACGAGAAGGCCCGCGGTCGCGGTGGCTGTGGTTCcgtccgaggagctcaagaagcacCCGGATGCGGCCAAGAGGCCCGCCGCTGCTGACGCCGTGGTCCGATTCGACGAGGAGCCCATGAAGCGGCGGCGGGGTGCTgacaagaagcccaggaagcggcGCGCGGTCTCGCAGagcggtggtgcgccgggggtctcgctcgctcgtctcgctgGCGCCGCTCGCGCGTTCGTCAACTCCAAGGTGGCAGCGCTGGGGCGCTCGTTCGTGAGGTCTTGGCAGACGGCCGGCAAGGAAGAGAAAGCGCCGTCGACGAGCTACCAGCATGGAGAAGAACTAGACCTCGCGCTCGTTCAG GACAAACTGCAACCTCTGCTCTCAAGGGCGAATCTGATCATCACCAAGCGTGCAGAATGGGCAAATATCATGTTTCGGTTCCAGCAG GAGACTAGATACATCATAAAGGATCCACGCACTCCTCGCAGAAAAACTGTGAGC CCTGTTGGTCTTATTCGAGAGAAAAGCAACTTCATCCTTAGGCAG CTACTTAGGTCGAGACGGCCATTCATTGCAGAATTTATTGATCACAAGGGTAAAGAGATATTCACG GTTCGCCGGCCTTTTTGGTGGATCAACAGCTCCATTTATGCAGAAATGGATGGTAAG GAGATAGGTGTAGTCCACAGCCGTTGGCATCTTTGGCGTAGAATTTATGACTTGTACTTAGG GAATAGGCAATTTGCTGTGGTGGAAAATCCTGGATTTTGGAGCTGGACCTTTACATTGCTTGATGAGAATGACAATGTAGTAGCCAAGATTCAACGCAAGGCGAGGGGAATTGGTTGGGAG GTCTTCACGGATGCTGGTCAGTATGCAATTTCCTTTGGCAGTGTTGGTAATAGCTGGAGTTTTATTGATCCTGAAGAT GCGGATAAAGTTCATACTTTTACCGCGCTGCCTTTACCTGAAAGGGCTGTCACTCTCGCTCTTGCAGTGTCCCTAGACCATGATTATTTCACTAGGAGATTGGGCTG GGGACTTCGTTCCATCTTCGGCGAATGA